From a single Fulvivirga ulvae genomic region:
- a CDS encoding GNAT family N-acetyltransferase: protein MDCSVKLDMVGKRFTTTVDGKEGYLQFRQISPHVFDLNYINVHEDLRGKGVASSLLHNALIFAQKEHIQIIPGCEFVETFLSKHPEFRCVTWQEAI from the coding sequence ATGGACTGTTCCGTTAAATTAGATATGGTTGGCAAAAGGTTTACCACTACTGTTGATGGTAAAGAGGGTTATCTGCAATTCAGACAGATATCACCGCATGTATTTGACCTTAATTATATCAATGTGCATGAAGATCTGAGGGGGAAAGGAGTCGCTTCATCATTATTGCACAATGCATTGATTTTTGCCCAAAAGGAGCATATTCAGATTATACCCGGGTGCGAATTTGTAGAAACATTTCTCAGTAAACACCCGGAGTTCAGATGTGTGACCTGGCAGGAAGCTATATAA